One stretch of Phaeodactylum tricornutum CCAP 1055/1 chromosome 9, whole genome shotgun sequence DNA includes these proteins:
- a CDS encoding predicted protein, with the protein MATVSPPPSGQVLQLVSALSNPENHNVHVQSIRARDEALSASAESYGNLCYQLALVLVGSDNAAEMTAHINPSELDSWRQADPSTVLRLQQDMSMWIPFGQMAGLVLKNALLRPPILQGRQSLSIQPPSSDLLKEALLQALGCQHSELRAVASSVIATSAVSADSVQPGLCVRAWPQLIPALIANLQKTENAALMEGSLATIRKMMEDGPTELTQEELDSLIPVLIRFLSCNSEFCKVAALQSLTACLSDNVMPSALVLYFNDYLGGLSALSTDPSASIRKWVCRSIVTLLQLRTEYIQPHLQAVSQFMLTSTADRHHDAVALEACEFWFTFATLDEDVCTPAMVETIGGVLPKLIPILLENMVYLPEQQIELQARNEIDQQEGYNGMSTIKPVFHRSRAKHVGGPDESSDDDDGYDQDDEDDGEFDDDNNEWTLRKCAAASLDSLSSLFGADSILPSLLPALQNGLSSSCPWVQEASILALGAVAEGCRDALNVHMSQMHLYLVNHLAAPESPSTLPQVKCIAAWTIGRFASWAVEQVQTGAQGHLLAHMTEVFLTRLSDRNRRVQISCCSAFGVIIESAGDLMTPYLSHIYYGLVSALSRYQGRSLLMIFDVVGIIADCCGPSIAEGDLPSIYVPPLLQMWSGLAKNDPTDRTLLPLMESLASVAMTSGMNYQPYSLESFDNAMGIIEAVQLILTASGEKLEHEEEADPIVCATDLLDGLVEGLGESFPSLVSSSRRYGQHFLPVLLALCKHDIPGVRMSAIALVGDLARSSPALLEQALPELLKELVANMDPVQPSVSTNAVWALGEICVRCERNSSPLEAVVPDLVQNLIALLMGNGIERNGRGSDIPGIAENAAACAGRLAKVNPQFLAPDLPRFLLGWCDGMAKIVDPKERRDAFQGFVAAIYANPQAFQTSSATVSDAIASIIFAIVTWHMPAEIPEQSVVLLNGDYKFRPFPANEPELGEALFKLISDLKTSVDETTWRAVQQGLPVNIRRLLREFYNM; encoded by the coding sequence ATGGCGACCGTATCGCCCCCACCTAGTGGGCAAGTACTGCAGCTCGTCTCGGCCCTTTCCAATCCAGAAAATCACAATGTTCATGTCCAATCAATCCGCGCCCGAGACGAGGCGCTCTCGGCCTCGGCTGAATCTTACGGAAATCTTTGCTATCAGTTGGCTCTCGTGCTCGTAGGCAGTGATAATGCGGCTGAGATGACAGCGCACATAAATCCATCCGAGCTAGATTCATGGAGACAAGCCGATCCTTCCACGGTGCTGAGGCTACAGCAAGATATGTCCATGTGGATTCCATTCGGACAAATGGCAGGTCTAGTGCTCAAGAATGCTCTCTTGAGGCCACCAATTTTGCAAGGACGTCAGTCGCTTTCCATCCAACCACCAAGCTCGGATCTTCTTAAAGAAGCGCTGTTACAAGCCCTCGGATGTCAGCACTCTGAGCTCCGAGCGGTTGCAAGTTCTGTGATAGCCACTTCTGCGGTTTCGGCAGATAGTGTCCAACCGGGGCTATGTGTTCGCGCGTGGCCTCAGCTGATACCTGCTTTGATTGCAAACTTACAGAAGACAGAGAACGCTGCCTTAATGGAAGGGTCGCTTGCTACAATTCGAAAAATGATGGAAGATGGACCGACCGAGTTGACGCAGGAAGAATTGGATAGTTTGATTCCTGTGCTGATTCGATTCCTTTCATGCAACAGTGAATTCTGTAAAGTTGCTGCTCTGCAATCGCTCACAGCCTGTCTCTCCGACAACGTTATGCCGAGCGCTTTGGTCCTGTACTTCAACGACTATCTCGGCGGACTAAGCGCCCTTTCTACGGATCCTAGCGCCTCGATTCGAAAGTGGGTGTGCCGTTCGATTGTCACGCTGTTACAACTCCGAACCGAATATATTCAACCCCACCTCCAGGCCGTCAGCCAATTTATGCTCACGAGTACGGCAGATCGTCATCACGATGCAGTGGCATTAGAAGCTTGCGAGTTTTGGTTCACGTTTGCAACCTTGGACGAAGATGTGTGCACACCAGCGATGGTCGAAACAATTGGAGGAGTTCTACCTAAACTGATTCCCATTCTTTTGGAGAACATGGTATACCTTCCCGAGCAACAGATTGAGCTCCAGGCAAGAAACGAGATTGACCAACAGGAAGGATACAACGGGATGAGTACAATCAAGCCCGTATTTCATCGCAGCCGGGCAAAACATGTGGGCGGTCCCGATGAAAgtagcgacgacgatgatggcTATGATcaagacgatgaggatgatggcgagtttgacgacgacaataatGAATGGACGTTACGTAAGTGCGCCGCAGCAAGTCTTGACTCTCTGTCCAGTCTGTTTGGTGCCGATTCTATCCTCCCAAGCTTACTACCCGCTTTGCAAAATGGACTCTCCAGCTCATGTCCGTGGGTACAGGAGGCGTCTATCCTGGCACTTGGGGCAGTCGCAGAAGGTTGTCGGGATGCTTTGAATGTACACATGTCTCAAATGCACCTGTATCTAGTAAATCATCTTGCGGCTCCTGAATCTCCCAGTACTTTACCTCAAGTAAAATGTATTGCCGCGTGGACGATAGGACGGTTTGCTTCATGGGCCGTAGAGCAAGTTCAAACCGGAGCCCAAGGTCATCTACTGGCGCACATGACAGAGGTATTTCTGACTCGCTTGAGCGATAGGAACCGGAGGGTCCAAATTTCTTGCTGCTCTGCATTCGGCGTCATTATCGAATCAGCAGGGGATCTGATGACGCCATATTTGTCGCACATTTACTACGGCCTTGTCTCAGCCTTGTCACGCTACCAGGGCCGGAGTCTCTTAATGATCTTCGATGTGGTTGGAATAATTGCTGACTGCTGTGGCCCATCAATCGCTGAAGGGGATCTGCCATCGATCTACGTCCCCCCATTGTTGCAGATGTGGAGCGGTTTAGCCAAGAACGACCCCACCGACCGGACGTTGCTACCACTCATGGAGAGCCTGGCAAGTGTAGCCATGACTTCGGGAATGAACTATCAGCCCTACTCGCTCGAGTCATTTGACAACGCGATGGGTATCATCGAAGCAGTTCAGCTAATTCTTACTGCTTCTGGCGAAAAACTGGAACACGAAGAAGAGGCGGACCCCATTGTTTGCGCAACGGATCTCTTGGACGGATTGGTCGAAGGTCTCGGAGAGAGTTTTCCATCGCTGGTTTCAAGTAGCCGACGATACGGGCAGCATTTTCTTCCGGTACTTCTGGCACTTTGCAAACATGATATTCCCGGCGTGCGAATGAGCGCTATCGCTTTGGTCGGCGACCTGGCTCGCAGCTCCCCGGCTTTACTGGAACAGGCATTGCCAGAGCTTCTGAAAGAACTCGTTGCAAATATGGATCCGGTACAACCGTCTGTGAGTACAAATGCAGTCTGGGCACTGGGCGAAATTTGCGTTCGATGCGAACGAAATTCCTCGCCTCTGGAAGCTGTTGTGCCTGATCTTGTTCAGAATCTCATTGCATTGTTGATGGGCAATGGTATTGAGCGGAACGGCAGGGGATCGGATATTCCCGGCATCGCTGAAAATGCAGCAGCATGTGCCGGGCGACTCGCCAAGGTTAACCCCCAGTTTCTTGCGCCTGACCTCCCTCGATTTTTGCTCGGATGGTGTGACGGGATGGCAAAAATTGTGGACCCCAAAGAGAGGCGTGACGCATTCCAAggatttgttgctgctaTCTACGCCAATCCCCAGGCATTTCAGACATCTTCCGCAACCGTTTCTGATGCGATCGCATCCATCATTTTTGCTATCGTGACTTGGCATATGCCAGCGGAAATACCAGAGCAATCAGTTGTCCTTCTAAATGGAGACTACAAATTCCGTCCGTTCCCCGCTAACGAGCCGGAACTTGGCGAAGCCCTTTTTAAACTCATCTCAGACCTAAAGACATCCGTCGATGAGACGACATGGAGAGCAGTTCAGCAAGGACTGCCGGTGAATATTCGACGTCTCCTCCGCGAGTTTTATAACATGTag
- a CDS encoding predicted protein, with translation MALELFSKKFMDAASRWYQKSVGHELNKMGLRYEDLLISDRPDVSEAMQLADPDVIKGRMRRLKRASDLSFKAKELTDYQPDMKYEPFKLEMWDDIKKIQKRNEEALLLDMHKK, from the exons ATGGCGCTCGAACTGTTCTCCAAGAAGTTTATGGATGCCGCTTCCAGGTGGTATCAAAAATCTGTCGGCCATGAACTCAACAAAATGG GCCTGAGATACGAGGATCTATTGATCAGCGACCGACCGGATGTTTCGGAGGCCATGCAATTGGCAGACCCCGACGTTATCAAAGGACGCATGCGTCGTTTGAAGCGTGCGTCCGATTTATCCTTCAAGGCGAAGGAATTAACTGATTACCAACCCGATATGAAATACGAACCGTTCAAGTTAGAAATGTGGGATGATATTAAGAAGATCCAGAAGCGAAATGAAGAAGCCTTGTTGCTTGACATGCACAAGAAATAA
- a CDS encoding predicted protein, translating into MGAIVKKFYQPLLIQIVLVLLRGTKPANALLGNLFPRIGPPLANENRDPSKNFYSEATVAAEPLSIRIRSTSASDLSTVAALLSTASVGSPKGLGAHAFNWRQKMDALWAKADIEALLRVRLEALHEGRKRLHHLQSIPDLEEQDRLRLLWSNERLRNRIATASRQTGESNVWQSHNFALTPDDSSWMNHVQMTAEDVSTGQVIGFCEVAMLSNPVAILENDDGECVFGYSPAITNLATDPDFRRQGVATRLLRTAERVVRRKWQANSIGLYVEKENKGALALYRSRGFEPKKPCEGGDRLGEMWYMMRSWEETSAPLQIEG; encoded by the coding sequence ATGGGAGCCATCGTGAAGAAGTTTTATCAACCGCTATTGATCCAGATCGTGCTAGTGCTGCTACGGGGAACAAAGCCGGCAAACGCTTTGCTAGGTAATCTGTTCCCTCGTATTGGCCCTCCTCTCGCCAACGAGAATAGAGATCCATCCAAAAACTTTTATTCGGAAGCGACTGTAGCCGCAGAGCCTCTCAGCATTCGGATACGTTCCACTTCCGCTTCTGATTTAAGTACAGTCGCTGCTCTGCTTTCGACAGCCTCTGTTGGTAGTCCCAAGGGCCTTGGGGCTCATGCATTCAATTGGCGACAAAAGATGGACGCACTCTGGGCAAAAGCGGACATTGAAGCCTTGCTACGGGTTCGTCTCGAAGCACTCCACGAAGGACGAAAACGCCTGCACCATTTACAAAGCATCCCGGACTTGGAAGAGCAGGATCGGCTACGACTACTGTGGTCCAACGAGCGCTTGCGCAATCGAATTGCTACCGCATCACGGCAAACCGGCGAATCCAACGTCTGGCAGTCTCACAATTTTGCGCTGACCCCCGACGATTCGTCGTGGATGAACCACGTACAAATGACGGCAGAAGACGTTAGCACGGGTCAAGTAATTGGCTTTTGTGAAGTGGCCATGCTGAGTAACCCAGTTGCAATTCTGGAGAACGACGATGGGGAATGTGTGTTTGGATACTCTCCAGCTATCACAAACTTGGCGACCGATCCAGACTTTCGTCGACAAGGTGTGGCCACTCGATTGCTCCGCACGGCAGAACGCGTTGTACGCAGAAAGTGGCAAGCAAACTCTATTGGTCTCTAcgtggaaaaagaaaacaaaggaGCTCTGGCCTTGTATAGATCGAGAGGATTCGAACCGAAAAAGCCATGTGAAGGGGGAGATCGACTCGGAGAAATGTGGTACATGATGCGCTCATGGGAGGAAACCAGTGCTCCTTTACAGATAGAAGGTTGA
- a CDS encoding predicted protein, with product MGLYRRHTSSFGKSCKMLKIAYLVGVLLVARCAVAFRSPSAISKGLGRSELIIKDDSLRRHSDLNEAICPVRTSRIEASLYLSERINQYTQSVENRARRTLRSAAAQTRTVTTNLPYFATTSVSQAKAVAKTYWWTSPLVLCLIPLYAEIALQTKAHFPVWWKMVDMTYIFESSNAHSVVLCFLASNVSYLFSGLYLLRRFPPRKFPAARMASVFSWTTSRYTWLSFWVLAAGFISTIFHSVQALGDYHVAEALCFLDHGIAIAAVGYFWNVCGRPSRAVWLLGGTGMLCLSCPIRPGYAWLHSAWHILSAAAAVAWGRQSKTAPHRAQVERTMVHR from the coding sequence ATGGGTTTGTATCGTCGGCATACTTCCTCTTTTGGGAAAAGCTGTAAAATGCTGAAGATTGCGTACTTGGTGGGTGTTTTACTAGTTGCAAGATGTGCTGTCGCGTTTCGGTCGCCCTCGGCCATATCCAAAGGGCTTGGCAGATCAGAACTTATCATAAAAGACGATTCTCTTCGAAGACACTCTGATTTGAACGAAGCCATATGCCCAGTAAGGACGTCCCGTATCGAGGCGTCACTTTATCTATCCGAGCGCATCAACCAATACACACAGAGTGTTGAGAACCGGGCACGGCGTACACTGAGATCAGCCGCGGCCCAGACCCGGACAGTAACAACAAATTTACCGTACTTTGCTACCACCTCTGTCTCACAGGCAAAAGCCGTCGCCAAGACATATTGGTGGACCTCTCCACTCGTTCTATGTTTGATTCCATTATACGCTGAGATTGCATTGCAAACCAAAGCGCATTTTCCGGTATGGTGGAAAATGGTGGACATGACTTACATTTTTGAATCTTCGAACGCGCATTCTGTTGTGCTGTGCTTTTTGGCTTCGAACGTGTCTTATTTGTTCAGTGGCTTGTATTTGCTACGACGATTTCCGCCTCGCAAATTTCCCGCAGCACGGATGGCCTCGGTATTTTCATGGACCACATCGCGGTACACCTGGTTGAGTTTTTGGGTTCTTGCTGCGGGTTTCATTTCTACAATCTTTCATTCCGTACAAGCTCTGGGGGATTACCACGTTGCGGAGGCCCTGTGTTTTCTTGATCATGGCATAGCTATTGCCGCTGTTGGATACTTTTGGAACGTTTGTGGACGGCCTAGTCGTGCGGTGTGGCTTTTAGGCGGTACAGGTATGCTTTGCTTAAGCTGTCCGATCCGTCCGGGCTATGCTTGGTTACACTCCGCCTGGCATATTCTGAGTGccgcagcagcagtagcTTGGGGCCGGCAATCTAAGACTGCGCCACACCGAGCGCAAGTGGAACGTACAATGGTGCACCGCTAA